Proteins encoded within one genomic window of Sphingomonas cannabina:
- a CDS encoding YbaN family protein, producing the protein MWLALGWLFTALGFIGALLPLMPTTIFLILAAGCFARSSPRLERWLLTHPRFGPTLRAWREDGAIGPRAKAMACGGIALGYALFWWGARPSLTVDLVVAGVMAACAAFILSRPAPRPVE; encoded by the coding sequence ATGTGGCTCGCGCTGGGCTGGCTGTTCACGGCGCTCGGCTTCATCGGCGCGCTGCTGCCGCTGATGCCGACGACGATCTTCCTGATCCTGGCGGCCGGCTGCTTCGCCCGCTCTTCGCCGCGGCTGGAGCGGTGGCTGCTCACGCATCCCCGCTTCGGCCCGACCCTCCGGGCCTGGCGCGAGGACGGGGCGATCGGTCCGCGCGCGAAGGCGATGGCGTGCGGCGGGATCGCGCTCGGCTATGCGCTGTTCTGGTGGGGCGCGCGACCGAGCCTGACGGTCGACTTGGTCGTCGCCGGAGTGATGGCCGCCTGCGCCGCATTCATCCTCAGCCGGCCCGCGCCCAGGCCGGTGGAATGA
- a CDS encoding host attachment family protein codes for MRVPHDAVVVVADGRKMLVLRNEGDAGRINLQVEHHEVKPNPRDGEQKTDAAGRASSTQSGPGAPAVARNGSMHARGGGAQFAPSRGSMEEVDFHQLEEDRFAAETAALLKERALRNDFESLIIVAPPKTLGELRKHYHKEVSDRLAAEISKDLTGHTVPQIEQALTAAE; via the coding sequence ATGCGAGTTCCGCACGACGCGGTGGTCGTCGTCGCCGACGGTCGCAAGATGCTGGTGCTGAGGAACGAAGGCGACGCAGGTCGCATCAACCTGCAGGTCGAGCACCACGAGGTGAAACCCAATCCCAGGGACGGCGAGCAGAAGACCGACGCCGCCGGCCGCGCCTCCTCCACTCAGTCGGGTCCCGGCGCGCCCGCGGTGGCGCGGAACGGATCGATGCACGCCCGCGGCGGCGGCGCCCAGTTCGCCCCCTCGCGCGGCAGCATGGAGGAGGTCGACTTCCACCAGCTCGAGGAGGACCGCTTCGCGGCGGAGACCGCGGCGCTGCTCAAGGAACGTGCACTGCGCAACGATTTCGAGTCGCTGATCATCGTCGCGCCGCCCAAGACATTGGGGGAACTTAGGAAACACTATCACAAGGAAGTCAGCGACCGGCTGGCGGCGGAGATCAGCAAGGATCTGACTGGCCATACCGTGCCGCAGATCGAGCAGGCACTGACCGCCGCCGAATAA
- the rimO gene encoding 30S ribosomal protein S12 methylthiotransferase RimO: MATQLPRPPRVGMVSLGCPKNLVDSERILTKLRADGYAMSQDYAGADVVLVNTCGFLDSAKEESLEAIGEAIAENGRVIVTGCFGKEAEVIRERFPGVLAITGAHEYEQVVEAVHEAAPAVPSPYLDLVPEAGLKLTPRHYSYLKISEGCNHRCAFCIIPSLRGDLVSRRPDAILREAEKLVAAGTKELLVISQDTSAYGVDIRHQPRMWKGEEVRAHMTDLARELGRIAPWVRLHYVYPYPHVDHVIPLMAEGLVLPYLDIPFQHASENVLRAMKRPANNAKVLERIRNWRTIAPDIAIRSTFVVGFPGETEADFQFLLDWLDEAQLDRVGAFRFEPVEGASANALPDPVPEEVKEERYVRIMAKTAAISAAKLQAKVGRTLDVIIDEVGEDGATGRSKADAPEIDGQVFLRDAGHLAAGDIVRVTIEDADEHDLYGVPVTA, translated from the coding sequence ATGGCAACCCAACTCCCTCGACCGCCCCGCGTGGGCATGGTGTCGCTCGGCTGTCCCAAGAACCTGGTCGACAGCGAGCGCATCCTCACCAAACTGCGCGCTGACGGCTATGCGATGTCGCAGGACTATGCCGGCGCCGACGTGGTGCTGGTCAACACCTGCGGTTTCCTCGACAGCGCCAAGGAGGAGAGCCTGGAGGCGATCGGCGAGGCGATCGCCGAGAACGGCCGCGTCATCGTCACCGGCTGCTTCGGCAAGGAGGCCGAGGTCATCCGCGAGCGCTTCCCGGGCGTGCTCGCGATCACCGGCGCCCATGAATATGAGCAGGTCGTCGAGGCGGTGCACGAAGCGGCGCCCGCCGTCCCCTCCCCCTATCTCGACCTGGTGCCGGAGGCGGGGCTCAAGCTCACGCCGCGCCACTACAGCTATCTGAAGATCTCCGAGGGCTGCAACCACCGCTGCGCCTTCTGCATCATCCCGAGCCTGCGCGGCGATCTCGTCAGCCGTCGTCCGGACGCGATCCTGCGCGAGGCCGAGAAGCTGGTCGCCGCCGGCACCAAAGAGTTGCTGGTGATCAGCCAGGACACCTCGGCCTATGGCGTCGACATCCGCCACCAGCCCCGCATGTGGAAGGGCGAGGAGGTGCGCGCGCACATGACCGATCTCGCCCGCGAGCTGGGCAGGATCGCGCCCTGGGTGCGACTCCACTATGTCTATCCCTATCCGCACGTCGACCACGTCATCCCGCTGATGGCCGAGGGGCTGGTGCTCCCCTATCTCGACATCCCGTTCCAGCACGCGAGCGAGAACGTGCTGCGCGCGATGAAGCGCCCGGCCAACAACGCCAAGGTGCTGGAGCGCATCCGCAACTGGCGGACGATCGCGCCGGACATCGCGATCCGCTCGACCTTCGTGGTGGGCTTTCCCGGCGAGACCGAGGCGGACTTCCAGTTCCTGCTCGACTGGCTCGACGAGGCACAGCTCGACCGCGTCGGCGCGTTCCGCTTCGAGCCGGTCGAGGGCGCCAGCGCCAATGCCCTGCCCGATCCGGTGCCGGAGGAGGTCAAGGAGGAGCGCTACGTCCGGATCATGGCGAAGACCGCGGCGATCTCCGCCGCCAAGCTCCAGGCAAAGGTCGGCCGCACGCTCGACGTGATCATCGACGAGGTGGGCGAGGACGGCGCCACCGGCCGCTCCAAGGCGGACGCACCCGAGATCGACGGTCAGGTGTTCCTGCGCGATGCCGGCCACCTCGCCGCGGGCGACATCGTCCGCGTGACGATCGAGGACGCCGACGAGCATGATCTTTATGGGGTGCCGGTAACCGCCTAA
- a CDS encoding DMT family protein, with protein MVERIAPILMLLASNVFMTFAWYGHLRFKAQPLAIVIVASWGIAFFEYCLAVPANRFGSAVYSTAQLKAMQEVITLTVFAIFSVLWLGERFTVNHAVGFALIALGAWFVFRGPL; from the coding sequence ATGGTTGAGCGCATCGCCCCGATCCTGATGCTGCTCGCCTCGAACGTGTTCATGACGTTCGCCTGGTACGGGCACCTGCGCTTCAAGGCGCAGCCGCTCGCGATCGTGATCGTGGCGAGCTGGGGGATTGCCTTCTTCGAATATTGCCTTGCGGTCCCCGCCAACCGCTTCGGCAGCGCCGTCTATTCGACCGCCCAGCTCAAGGCGATGCAGGAGGTGATCACCCTCACCGTCTTCGCGATCTTCTCGGTCCTCTGGCTGGGCGAGCGCTTCACCGTCAATCATGCCGTCGGCTTCGCCCTCATCGCACTGGGTGCATGGTTCGTGTTCCGGGGACCGCTCTAG
- the tpiA gene encoding triose-phosphate isomerase, with protein MTRRKLVAGNWKMHGDRASLAELDTIAAAAKAAPAVDVAVAVPATLIHFAAERQPGLAIGAQDVHANDRGAHTGNISAAMVREAGGIFTIVGHSERRADHAETSHDAWAKAAAAYRQGLRVILCCGETEAERDAGRAERVVQAQIEKSLPENADGDWLTLAYEPRWAIGTGRTPTLDEIAAIHAIARAKMRMMVGDAADRIRILYGGSVIGDNAEAIMRTSDVDGALVGGASLTAAKFVPIIEAAARIG; from the coding sequence ATGACGCGGCGCAAGCTGGTGGCGGGGAACTGGAAGATGCACGGCGACCGCGCGAGCCTCGCCGAGCTCGACACGATCGCCGCGGCGGCGAAGGCGGCGCCGGCGGTGGACGTGGCGGTGGCGGTGCCGGCGACGCTGATCCACTTCGCCGCGGAGCGCCAGCCCGGCCTCGCCATCGGCGCGCAGGACGTCCACGCCAATGACAGAGGCGCGCACACCGGCAACATCTCGGCCGCGATGGTGAGGGAAGCCGGCGGCATCTTCACGATCGTCGGCCATTCGGAACGACGCGCCGACCATGCCGAGACCAGCCACGACGCCTGGGCCAAGGCCGCGGCGGCGTATCGCCAGGGCCTCCGCGTGATCCTGTGCTGCGGCGAGACCGAGGCGGAGCGCGACGCCGGCCGCGCCGAGCGCGTGGTGCAGGCGCAGATCGAGAAGTCGCTGCCCGAGAACGCCGACGGCGACTGGCTGACGCTCGCCTATGAGCCGCGCTGGGCGATCGGCACCGGCCGCACGCCGACGCTGGACGAGATCGCCGCCATCCACGCGATCGCGCGCGCCAAGATGCGGATGATGGTCGGCGACGCGGCGGACCGCATCCGCATCCTCTACGGCGGCTCGGTGATCGGCGACAATGCCGAGGCGATCATGCGCACCAGCGACGTCGACGGCGCGCTGGTCGGCGGCGCCAGCCTGACCGCCGCCAAGTTCGTGCCGATCATCGAGGCGGCGGCGCGGATCGGATAG
- the serS gene encoding serine--tRNA ligase: protein MHDIRLIRDDPAAFDAALARRGLEPQAAGLAALDERRRALITEIQAGQARRNEASKAIGAAKAQKDEATAQALMAEVAALKERLPALEDEEQQVGHELTTRLASIPNLPLPDVPEGADENDNALEKTVGEPPAFAFEAKEHDALGPALGLDFETGVALAGARFTLLRGPAARLHRALGQFMLDTLTRGHGYEEVVPPLLVRDEAVYGTGQLPKFAEDLFRTTDGRWLIPTAEVSLTNIVREQILPEEELPLRFAALTPCFRSEAGAAGRDTRGYIRQHQFEKAEMVSITTPEQSEAEHERMTAAAEDILTRLGLPFRRMKLCTGDMGFSAARTYDLEVWLPGQARYREISSCSTCTDFQARRMNARCRPAGEKATRFVHTLNGSGLAVGRTLVAVIENYQQQDGAVAVPEALQPYLRGLNRLEPGA from the coding sequence ATGCACGACATCCGCCTGATCCGCGATGACCCCGCCGCCTTCGACGCCGCGCTCGCCCGGCGCGGGCTGGAGCCCCAGGCTGCCGGCCTCGCCGCGCTCGACGAACGCCGCCGCGCGCTGATCACCGAGATCCAGGCGGGCCAGGCACGCCGCAACGAAGCCTCCAAGGCGATCGGCGCGGCCAAGGCGCAGAAGGACGAAGCGACGGCGCAGGCGCTGATGGCGGAGGTAGCGGCCCTCAAGGAGCGGCTGCCCGCGCTCGAAGACGAGGAGCAGCAGGTCGGGCACGAGCTCACTACCCGCCTCGCCTCGATCCCCAACCTGCCGTTGCCCGACGTGCCCGAAGGCGCCGACGAGAACGACAATGCGCTGGAGAAGACGGTCGGCGAACCGCCGGCCTTCGCCTTCGAGGCGAAAGAGCATGATGCGCTCGGCCCTGCGCTCGGGCTCGACTTCGAGACGGGCGTGGCGCTCGCCGGCGCGCGATTCACGCTGCTGCGCGGGCCCGCTGCCAGGCTCCACCGCGCGCTCGGCCAGTTCATGCTCGACACGCTGACGCGCGGGCACGGCTATGAGGAGGTCGTGCCGCCGCTGCTGGTGCGCGACGAGGCGGTCTACGGCACCGGCCAGCTCCCCAAATTCGCCGAGGACCTGTTCAGAACCACCGACGGTCGCTGGCTGATCCCGACCGCCGAGGTAAGCCTGACCAACATCGTCCGCGAGCAGATCCTTCCCGAGGAGGAGCTGCCGCTGCGCTTCGCCGCACTCACCCCCTGCTTCCGCTCGGAGGCGGGCGCCGCCGGGCGCGACACGCGCGGCTATATCCGGCAGCATCAGTTCGAGAAGGCGGAGATGGTCTCCATCACCACCCCCGAACAGTCCGAGGCGGAGCATGAGCGCATGACCGCCGCCGCCGAGGACATATTGACCCGGCTCGGCCTCCCCTTCCGCCGCATGAAGCTGTGCACCGGCGACATGGGCTTCTCGGCGGCGCGCACCTACGATCTCGAAGTGTGGTTGCCCGGCCAGGCGCGCTATCGCGAGATCTCGAGCTGCTCGACCTGCACCGACTTCCAGGCGCGCCGCATGAATGCGCGCTGCCGGCCGGCCGGCGAGAAGGCGACGCGCTTCGTCCATACGCTCAACGGCTCGGGACTGGCGGTCGGGCGCACGCTGGTCGCGGTGATCGAGAACTATCAGCAGCAGGACGGCGCGGTCGCGGTGCCGGAGGCGCTCCAACCGTATCTGCGCGGCCTCAACCGGCTCGAACCGGGCGCCTGA
- a CDS encoding SurA N-terminal domain-containing protein, producing MRKAAMLTFFRRIIYSRFGVIITLGVLAIIALAFAAGDITGLRGNNQSSLLGGGVAEVGKVKIGEAELRSRVNVALDGYRQQQPTLDMATFVNGGGFDAVLGRMIDGLALQEFARSIGLGMSKKAVDGEIASIPAFQGPDGKFSQQAYDNILRQQRLTDQQIREDIVREALARQLLAPTMGASQIPEQLALPYASLLLERRQGTIGFIPVSAIDFGAPPPDAELQTYYTRNRGRYTLGERRVARYAIVRAADVAANAKPTEAEIAAAYKSQAARFAASEKRSITQVVVLDQAGANAIAAKVKAGTSIDAAARAAGLEPSKFTGLDKAALARQTAPAVADAAFAAAKGTVIGPVRSPLGWHVAKVDNVEAVPAKSLEQARPELTAELTKTKTAEALAKVHDSIDDAIGESATFDEIMADAKLKGEATKPLLATGVDPDAAPGTNPDPLIARIVGAAFTAEPGDAPQLVQIDADGSFAVVGVGQVAPAAPRPLAQIKPQVLRDFAIDRALKTAREQAVQVVAKAGKGSPLAQALAETKLKVPAPRPLDISRAQLAAQRAQLPPPVALLFSMRAKTAKMVEAPNREGWFVVYLDQIHEGNAKGNKAVIDQTRAGLGSVSGRELAEQFTAAVRAKVGVKRNDGAIAKVRGELVGGAGAQ from the coding sequence TTGCGCAAGGCCGCCATGCTCACCTTCTTCCGCCGCATCATCTATTCGCGCTTCGGCGTGATCATCACGCTGGGTGTGCTGGCGATCATCGCGCTCGCCTTTGCGGCGGGCGACATCACCGGGCTGCGCGGCAACAATCAGAGCTCGCTGCTCGGCGGCGGCGTGGCCGAGGTCGGCAAGGTCAAGATCGGCGAGGCGGAGCTGCGCTCGCGCGTCAACGTCGCGCTCGACGGCTATCGTCAGCAGCAGCCGACGCTCGACATGGCGACGTTCGTCAACGGCGGCGGGTTTGACGCGGTGCTCGGACGCATGATCGACGGCCTGGCGCTGCAGGAATTCGCCCGCTCGATCGGCCTTGGGATGAGCAAGAAGGCGGTCGACGGCGAGATCGCCAGCATCCCGGCCTTCCAGGGTCCCGACGGCAAGTTCAGCCAGCAGGCCTATGACAACATCCTGCGCCAGCAGCGCCTCACCGACCAGCAGATCCGCGAGGACATCGTCCGCGAGGCGCTGGCCCGCCAGCTGCTCGCGCCGACGATGGGCGCTTCGCAGATCCCCGAGCAGCTCGCGCTGCCCTATGCTTCGCTGCTGCTCGAGCGGCGGCAGGGGACGATCGGCTTCATCCCGGTCTCGGCGATCGATTTCGGCGCGCCGCCGCCCGATGCCGAGCTCCAGACCTATTACACCCGCAACCGCGGCCGCTACACGCTCGGCGAGCGCCGGGTCGCGCGCTACGCGATCGTACGCGCGGCCGACGTCGCCGCCAATGCCAAGCCGACCGAGGCGGAGATCGCCGCCGCCTACAAGAGCCAGGCCGCCCGCTTCGCCGCGTCGGAGAAGCGCAGCATCACCCAGGTGGTGGTGCTCGACCAGGCCGGCGCCAACGCGATCGCGGCCAAGGTCAAGGCGGGCACTTCGATCGACGCCGCCGCCCGCGCCGCGGGCCTTGAGCCCAGCAAGTTCACCGGTCTCGACAAGGCCGCGCTCGCCCGCCAGACCGCACCGGCGGTGGCCGATGCCGCCTTCGCCGCGGCCAAGGGCACGGTGATCGGGCCGGTGCGCTCGCCGCTCGGCTGGCACGTCGCCAAGGTGGATAATGTCGAGGCGGTGCCTGCCAAGTCGCTCGAGCAGGCGCGTCCGGAGCTTACCGCCGAGCTTACCAAGACCAAGACAGCCGAAGCGCTCGCCAAGGTCCACGACAGCATCGACGATGCGATCGGCGAGAGCGCGACCTTCGACGAGATCATGGCCGACGCCAAGCTGAAGGGCGAGGCGACCAAGCCGCTGCTCGCCACCGGCGTCGATCCCGATGCGGCGCCCGGCACCAATCCCGATCCGCTGATCGCGCGGATCGTCGGCGCGGCCTTCACCGCCGAGCCGGGCGACGCGCCGCAGCTCGTGCAGATCGACGCCGACGGCAGCTTCGCGGTGGTGGGCGTGGGTCAGGTGGCCCCGGCCGCACCGCGCCCGCTGGCGCAGATCAAGCCGCAGGTGCTGCGCGACTTCGCCATCGATCGCGCGCTCAAGACCGCGCGCGAGCAGGCGGTGCAGGTGGTCGCCAAGGCGGGCAAGGGCTCGCCGCTCGCGCAGGCGCTGGCCGAGACCAAGCTGAAGGTGCCGGCGCCACGGCCGCTCGACATTTCGCGCGCCCAGCTCGCCGCGCAGCGCGCGCAGCTGCCGCCGCCGGTCGCGCTGCTGTTCTCGATGCGCGCCAAGACCGCGAAGATGGTCGAGGCACCCAACCGCGAGGGCTGGTTCGTGGTCTATCTCGACCAGATCCACGAGGGGAACGCCAAGGGCAACAAGGCGGTGATCGACCAGACCCGCGCCGGGCTCGGCAGCGTCTCCGGCCGCGAGCTGGCGGAGCAGTTTACCGCCGCCGTGCGCGCGAAGGTCGGGGTCAAGCGCAACGACGGCGCGATCGCCAAGGTGCGCGGCGAGCTCGTCGGCGGGGCGGGCGCGCAATAA